The window TGGCCGTGATCCCTGCCTGCTGGGGGCTGATCCCTATGGATTTGGGCAGCCTGAGGTCTCGGTCAAGTGCTTCTCCCCTGCAGGCTGATGGCTCAGTGAGCTGCAAGAGGACAGACTGCGTGGAGACGTGTCCCTATCCCATCCGCATCCCTGGGCAGTGCTGCCCCGACTGCTCCGCAGgtcaggatgctgctggagcaTCCGCTCTATCCATAGGGATACAGGGAGGAGGCAGCcgggaatggagctggagcagggcctggagcacaagagatggggaagggctgagggagctgcgggttcagatggagaagagaaggctcaggggggacctgatggctccaagtgcctgagaggaggatggagccaggaggggctgagctctgctcccaaggaacaagggatgggacaagaggaaacagcctcgagctgcaccagggcaggtttagatggagctgaggaacaattcctgccccacagggtgctcagccattggaacaggctgcccagggcagggctgcaggcaccagccctgcaagtgctcacacaccccatagacaaggcctcagtgccatggggcaggggtggccttgggGCTGGACTGGATGCTCTCAAAGCCCCTTTCCCAACCCCATTGAGTCCATGGGGTCTCCAAATCCCCCTTTCCCTGCAGGCTGCACCTACATGGGCAGGATCTTCTACAACAACGAGACCTTCCCCTCGCTCCTGGACCCCTGCCTCAGCTGCATCTGCCTGGTGAGGGCTGCGCCGGCACCACCAGATGCTCTGGGCTCTTGGCCCCATGGCTTCAGACCAGGGATTTCCTCCTTTATAGGGAAAATCCTTAAGGaattccccctttccccccccccattcccagtgtGGGCTCTAATTCCCATGTCCCACAGCTGGGCTCCGTGGCCTGCTCCCCCATGGACTGTGCCATCTTCTGCACATACCCCTTCCACCCCGAGGGCGAGTGCTGCCCCGTCTGTACCGGTAGGGACCAAAGGGGACAAGCAGGGGGGTCCTGGCCCCACTTTGTCCCTTCTCCATCACCCCCGTCCATCACTGCCCCCCATAGACTGCAACTACCAAGGCCGGAAGGTGGGGAATGGCCAAAGCTTCACCCCCGAGGGGCAGCCCTGCACCCGCTGCACCTGCCAGGTGAATGGGGGGTGGCAATGGGGGGgtggcaatgggggggggacGATGgagggggggcaatgggggggtctgACCCCAACCCTTCCGTCGGTACCAGCTCGGGGAGGTGAGCTGTGAGCAGAGGCTGTGCCCCAGGTCCTGCGCGGAGCTCCCTGCGCCCTGCCAGGCTCCAGGTGATGCTCGGGGTGATGGGGTTCAaatggggaccccccctttGTGCTGGAGTACCCTGGGGTgcacccatagagcccatgGGGGTCCCCAAGGGGAGGTGGGTGCTAACACAGAGCATCTCTCCATAGCCACAGACATCCGGCTGCCGCTGCAGAGCAGTGACCTGGCCCCATCCTCATCCGcatctccatcctcatccccatccctatcctcagcttcatccccatccccagccccataccaatccctatccccatccccatcctcatcccaatccctatccccatccccatcctcatcccaatccctatccccatccccatcctcatcctcatacccatctccatccccatcctcatccccatccctatcccaatcccaatccccatccccatcctcatcccagtccccatccccatccccatccccagtcCATCAGGACACCCCCCCTACAACCCCACTGCCCCCCCCACCATcccgccccccccggccccgcctggcccagctcctgctccccaacacagccccccccggcccctctTTGTGgggtgcaggggctggggaCCCCCCCGAGGCCACACTGAGCCCCTCAGGGCACCCCTCTCTGCCCCCCCCCTCTGAGGCCGGAGCCCCCCCGGCTCCCACCGGCACCCCCAGAGCTCAGGGACCCCCCCAGGACACGGAGCCCTCTGCTGGGAGCCCGGGCAGAGGGGAGAGCCCCGAGGCCATGGCCCCATAGGGAGACACGtggggaggatggagaggaagaggaggaggaggaggggtcTGCAGGACCAGCAGGTCTGGCCCAGCAGGCACTGGGGTGacggggggctggggggggggtgccAAGCACATAGGGTGGGCAAGAGCATCCTGGATCCCATGGGTGCAGCCCAGCCCTATGGGTGTATCCTGGCTCCATTGGGTACATCCCATCTCCCATGGGTGCATCCCAGCCCTATGGGTGTATCTGGCTCCACTGGGTATATCCCATCTCCCATGGGTGCATCTCTGCTCTATGGGTGCATCCTGGCTCCCATAGGTGCATCCTGGTTCCCATGGGTACATCCCATGTCCCATGGGTACATCCCAGCTCCCATAGGTGCACCCCAGCTCACATGGGTGCATGGACACTGCTTGTCTCTCAGGCAGAGGTTGTGTGGTCCCCATCCACCCTGGGGTGCTGGGGTCCCCAGGAACAccccccccatctccctggAGCATCCCTAAGGAAGCCCAGCCCCAAAGGCTGGATCCCCCCAGCAGGATGGTGCAGGGAAGCCCTGGGGTATCcatgggcacccccagccccaaaccagcccccCAAGTGCCTCATGCCCCAGCTCCTGGATGGGGACTGGGGACCTGCCCCCTTGCCACCAATAAAGTCACCCTGATATTTATGCCCTCTCCCCTTACTCCTGCTTGTAGCTACTATAGGGCTGCTATAGGTGTCCTTGGAGGGGGATTTGGGATGTGCAGCCCCCTTTGGATGGTGCTGGAGTGTTCATCCCCCCCCAGTTGGGTTGTGGGGCAGGAGAGATGTGCCTTGTCCCAGTGGGGACCTCACTGTGAGCAGCCGGGATCTTTGTGGGTTGTTCCTATGGGATCGGTGCTGAGGAAGGTTTGGGAAGCATCattggggttggggggggtgaAGGTGGCACCAACGTGTGGGGTCCATGCCCAGGGATGTGTTGGCCCCGGGGCCCAAAGAGACACAAGCCAAGGATGCTTCTCTAGAGCTTTAttggtggtgctgggggagctgctgagctgggctgaGGGCAGTGGGCACAGGGGCTCGTCCCTCAGGCCAGGGGGGACAGACCCACCGAGTTGGTGGCCCTGTTGAAGATGACATAGTATTCCCGGATGAAGACATCCCCCAGGATCCACAGCTCCCCAGATTCCGTGGGGACACCCACGCTTTGGAagcccaggctgcaggagcCGTCCCTCTGCAGGACACAACACGGGGCTGGATGCGGGTTCCCAGCTCCCGGCTCTCCTTCCCTCAGCCCTcccgtccccatcccagcaggatCTCACCTCCACCACGTAGGCCTCGGGGGTCACCGCGAACTCAGCACCATTGATGTGGAAGACAATGGCAGGGAGGCTGCCCTGAGAGCTGCACTCAATCTGGGCAGGGgacggacacacggacacagGTAAGGGGGGGTCTGTGCTCACCCCAAGAGCACCACACACCCCATGGGAGCCCCGTGGCTCTCACCTGACCCCCGGAGGAGACCCCAAGGACACTGTAGACCTGAGCGAGGGCCGTGCTGGGCATGGCCAGCAGAGAGGTGCCCGTGTCCACAATGGCCTGGCAGCCGTTCGAGCAGGCCACAGCCATGCTGTTGATGGAGACACTGGGGACAGAGGGACACGGGAtgaggctcctgctgctgcaccccCAAAGGCAGCACCTGCAGGTGAGGGGACCCCCCAGGGTACCTGTCCATGGTGATCTGCCAATAGGTCTCAGCAGAGAGGGGGATCCAGGTGATGCCGTTCCTGACATAATAGGGGTCGATGCCACCGAAGAGGACGAAGCTGCCGCTCTCCTCGTTCCTGGCAGGGGAAAGCATCAGAGGAGGCTCTATCCCATCACCAGCACCACGGCAATGCCGGcggcaccaccagccccacgGCCCCAGAGCCATGGGGTGTCCCAGCCCCAGGGAATGGTCCTGGAGTCAGCCCCAGGGCAAGGAACCGGGAGCAGATCCTGGCCATGGGCTGGGGACTCTGGGCAGGACTCACTTGCTCAGGTAGACAGAGAAGAGGTCCTTGGCCACCAGCCCCTCGCTCATCATGTTGTCAAAGACAGGGGTGGCTCCGGAGGAGGCCAGGCTGGGGAAAGCCAAGCCCAGGATGCCATCGAAGGGGGTGTAGTAGAAGAAGTCCCCGGGCTCGGTCTCAGACAGCCCAAAGATCTGGTGGTAGACGTCGATGTCGGCAACCTGGGCAAGGACAGGGGAGAAGGGCTCGGTTGGGCTGTGCCGGTgtcctccagcccagcccatgGCACGGGGCAGCCGGGGCACGGGGCCTTACTCTGACGGTGTCATAGCCCAGGACCCCAGACATGCTGCCCGTGCCATAGGCAATGTAGACGCTGTCGTTGGTGCTGACGAAGGTGGAGGACTCTGCTGGGTTGAAGAGGTTGTGGTTGcctgtggggatggaggagggagatGGTCCCGGAGCAGCCTGAGCCCaggggctggggatgcagctCCAGCGCCTCCCATGGCCCTACAGCCCTCGGCAGAGCCGGGGCAGAGCCGTCCTTGTCCCTGAGCCCTTCAAGGGCTCCTGGGGGCTCCTCCCCTTGCCCGGTGGCCACAGGGCCAGCAGACACCTActgcagggctggctgctgcagtACACGGAGGGCACCCACAGGTTGGAGGAGCCGGTGTCGAAGATGACGGTGAAATCCTGGGGGGGGGTCCCGATGGAGATGGTGCCATAGTAGGAGTCCTGGCAAAGGAGGTGGGGAGGGGTTAGTGGGGTGAGCGAGGGGTTAGTGGCATGGAGAAGGGGCTAGCGAGGTGGAGAATGGGCTACCGGGATGCAAAAAGGGCTAGTGGGATGAGTGCCATTGTAAAGGGTTAGGGTAAGGAACTAGCATCAGGTGAAGGGCTAGAGGGTcagctatggggctggtggTGGAGGTGAGGGGCTGGTGGGATGACTCAATGGGGTAGGGGAATGGGTAAAGGAGGAGAGGGCAGGTAAGGAGCCAGCGTATCAAGTAAGAGGTCAGTGGTCAGGTAATTGGCCAGTGGGAAAGGTAAAGGGCTAGAGGGATGGGTAATGGGCTAGGGGAATGGTTAAAGGGCTAGTGGAGCAGGTAAGGGGCTAGAGGGATGAGTTAACAGGTGAAGGGAACGGATAAGGGGCTAGCGAGTCAGGTAAGGGGCCAGTGGGACAGGTAATGGGTTAGGGGAAATGGTAAAGAGCTCGTGGAACACATAGGAGGGTAATGGGTGACTGAGCAGGTTATGGAACCTGGTAAGGGACGAGAGGGACAGGTAAGGAGCTAGCATATTAAGTGAGAGGCTAGCAGGATGTTTAATGGGTTAGGGGCTAGTGGGACAGGTAATGGACCAGTGGGATAAGTCAACAGGCTAGGGAATGGCTAAAGGGTCAGAGGGAAAGGTAAGTAGCTATTGGGATGGGTAAAGGGCCGGCAGGGTCAGGAATGGGTCAGGGGAAGGGGTAAGGAGCCGGTGGGTGAGGTAAGGAGCCAGAGGGATGGCAAAGGGGCAGTGGGTGGGAAGGGgccatccctgtccctgccaCGCTCACATCCATGTAGTTCTGCATGGGCTCCGAGGAGACGCCGCTCTCGTAGTACTTGGCAGCCGGGTTGTAGGGATGCTCCTTGAGGTAGCGCTCCAGCAAGCCATGCTCCTGCAGGGCCTGCCGCAGGCTCTTGCCCTTCCGCAGAGGGATCCTGGCACACAGCACAGGCTCCATCAGCAGGAGCCGGGCAGGGATGTGCTCCCCACACTCATCCCCTTGGCCATGCCCTGGCTTGGGGGGTGTGGGTTGTCCCCACATCACCCCCTTTGCCACCCCAagcagggctgctggggagcTCCTCAGCATCCCAAACCCCCCATGCTCACCTGTGCCCCAGGCATTGAGCCAGGGCCACgaagctgaagagcagcagcagcttcatggTGCTTCTACCAGCGCAGCTGTGGCACAGCCAGCGTGGCCCAAGCAGCTCCTTATATCCCAAGCACCTTGTTTGGGCAGCGCTC of the Melopsittacus undulatus isolate bMelUnd1 chromosome 4, bMelUnd1.mat.Z, whole genome shotgun sequence genome contains:
- the LOC117436003 gene encoding pepsin A-like; the protein is MKLLLLFSFVALAQCLGHRIPLRKGKSLRQALQEHGLLERYLKEHPYNPAAKYYESGVSSEPMQNYMDDSYYGTISIGTPPQDFTVIFDTGSSNLWVPSVYCSSQPCSNHNLFNPAESSTFVSTNDSVYIAYGTGSMSGVLGYDTVRVADIDVYHQIFGLSETEPGDFFYYTPFDGILGLAFPSLASSGATPVFDNMMSEGLVAKDLFSVYLSKNEESGSFVLFGGIDPYYVRNGITWIPLSAETYWQITMDSVSINSMAVACSNGCQAIVDTGTSLLAMPSTALAQVYSVLGVSSGGQVRIECSSQGSLPAIVFHINGAEFAVTPEAYVVERDGSCSLGFQSVGVPTESGELWILGDVFIREYYVIFNRATNSVGLSPLA